From the Candidatus Methylomirabilota bacterium genome, one window contains:
- a CDS encoding sulfite exporter TauE/SafE family protein has product MAFVDGGVLVALGLAIGSFGTLIGAGGGFLLVPVLVLGYHFPPATAVGTSLSLVFLNAASGSAAYLWQRRVDLALGWKFAAATIPGAIGGAYLTRSLSSATFNLLFGLVLLAIAALLFSGVTVTPSERADRRQIVDAGGQAHAYHVDAWKGVVVSFVVGFVSSVLGIGGGIIHVPFLIVALSLPVHVATATSHFVLSISAFVGALTFLLLGHVDLRITALMGAGILVGAQLGARASLRAGATLIRGVLAGALALVGLRMVVEALWRARGA; this is encoded by the coding sequence GTGGCGTTCGTCGATGGGGGCGTGCTGGTCGCGCTCGGCCTCGCGATCGGTAGCTTCGGCACGCTCATCGGTGCCGGCGGCGGGTTCCTGCTGGTCCCCGTCCTGGTGCTCGGCTACCACTTCCCGCCGGCGACCGCCGTCGGCACCTCGCTCTCGCTCGTGTTCCTCAACGCGGCGTCGGGCAGCGCGGCCTACCTCTGGCAGCGCCGCGTCGACCTCGCGCTCGGCTGGAAGTTCGCCGCCGCGACGATCCCCGGCGCGATCGGCGGCGCCTACCTCACGCGCTCGCTGTCGTCCGCCACGTTCAACCTCCTGTTCGGCCTCGTCCTGCTCGCCATCGCCGCGCTGCTCTTCTCCGGCGTCACGGTGACTCCCTCGGAGCGCGCGGACCGGCGGCAGATCGTGGACGCGGGCGGCCAGGCCCACGCCTACCACGTGGACGCCTGGAAGGGGGTCGTCGTCAGCTTCGTCGTGGGCTTCGTGTCGAGCGTCCTCGGAATCGGCGGCGGCATCATCCACGTGCCCTTCCTCATCGTCGCGCTGAGCCTGCCGGTCCACGTGGCCACGGCCACGTCGCACTTCGTCCTCAGCATCTCGGCGTTCGTCGGCGCGCTGACGTTCCTGCTCCTCGGCCACGTCGATCTCCGGATCACCGCGCTCATGGGCGCGGGCATCCTCGTCGGCGCGCAGCTCGGCGCGCGCGCGTCGCTGCGGGCCGGCGCGACGCTCATCCGCGGCGTCCTCGCCGGCGCGCTCGCCCTGGTCGGGCTGCGGATGGTCGTCGAGGCGCTCTGGCGCGCCAGGGGCGCCTGA
- a CDS encoding c-type cytochrome, whose amino-acid sequence MPTILTLILVLTLAGAAWAGPLDMPGAPKALVCSACHGPGGQSPSNTMPVLAGMPSWYFRKAVQDYAAGRRPSPEMEPYAKQVLQFGLDDIAAYFGAQPRRPSAVRPDAAAVERGRAVAVQCVVCHGAAGKGDEAKGIPDITGQPPGYLRAQMALFKSDRRNPGDDALKALKALFKTIPDEQLADLAAYYSSLR is encoded by the coding sequence ATGCCGACCATCCTGACGCTGATCCTCGTGCTCACGCTCGCGGGCGCCGCCTGGGCGGGTCCGCTGGACATGCCGGGCGCCCCCAAGGCGCTCGTCTGCAGCGCCTGCCACGGGCCGGGCGGCCAGAGCCCGTCCAACACGATGCCCGTGCTCGCGGGCATGCCGTCCTGGTACTTCAGGAAGGCCGTCCAGGACTACGCCGCGGGCCGGCGGCCGTCGCCGGAGATGGAGCCGTACGCGAAGCAGGTGCTCCAGTTCGGCCTCGACGACATCGCCGCATACTTCGGGGCGCAGCCGCGGCGGCCGTCGGCGGTCAGGCCCGACGCGGCCGCCGTCGAGCGCGGCCGCGCGGTCGCGGTCCAGTGCGTCGTCTGCCACGGCGCCGCGGGCAAGGGCGATGAGGCCAAGGGCATTCCCGACATCACGGGCCAGCCGCCCGGCTATCTCCGGGCGCAGATGGCGCTGTTCAAATCGGACCGGCGGAACCCGGGCGACGACGCGCTCAAGGCGCTGAAGGCCCTGTTCAAGACGATCCCCGACGAGCAGCTCGCCGACCTGGCGGCCTACTATTCGAGCCTGAGGTAG
- a CDS encoding FCSD flavin-binding domain-containing protein produces the protein MKRFTRREFLATSGTGLGLLAAGCAPALKGDFAPKTARRVVVIGGGWGGATAAKYVRLADPSIEVVLLEPNRQFVSCPFSNLVLSGVRTLGSLTFGYGGLRAHGVRILHETAAAIEPAARRVRVGEGYLEYDRLIVSPGVEFQTEQVDGLAQAGDQVLHAWKAGPQTAMLADRLQSMADGGVFVLTVPPVAYRCPPGPYERVCQVAWYLKNKKPRSKLIVLDANPNIVSKTGLFRAAWQAYPNIEYRASNKVVKVDPGAREVTTEFGDKVRYDVVNLIPPQRAGTIAVQADLVGADKRWCEVNHVTYESAKHKGIHVIGDSTIGLPVPKSGNIANAMGKISALAVVHLLNGKEPLQLAPGNTCYSWVSDREAIAVVNAYKIEGGKVVQIEQKLTPGQSEQWAQNAIGWATSIWNDVLG, from the coding sequence ATGAAACGGTTCACGCGCAGAGAGTTCCTCGCGACGTCGGGAACCGGGCTCGGGCTGCTCGCGGCGGGCTGCGCGCCCGCGCTCAAGGGCGACTTCGCGCCGAAGACGGCGCGCCGCGTGGTCGTGATCGGCGGCGGCTGGGGCGGGGCGACGGCGGCGAAGTACGTGCGCCTCGCGGATCCGTCGATCGAGGTCGTCCTGCTCGAGCCGAACCGACAATTCGTGTCGTGCCCGTTCAGCAACCTCGTCCTCTCAGGCGTCCGCACGCTCGGCAGCCTCACCTTCGGCTACGGCGGGCTGCGCGCCCACGGCGTCAGGATCCTCCACGAAACGGCCGCGGCGATCGAGCCCGCGGCCCGGCGCGTGCGCGTGGGCGAGGGCTACCTCGAGTACGACCGCCTGATCGTGTCGCCGGGCGTCGAGTTCCAGACCGAGCAGGTGGACGGCCTCGCCCAGGCGGGCGACCAGGTCCTCCACGCGTGGAAGGCGGGGCCGCAGACGGCCATGCTGGCCGACCGGCTCCAGTCGATGGCCGACGGCGGCGTGTTCGTCCTGACGGTGCCGCCCGTGGCCTACCGCTGCCCGCCGGGCCCCTACGAGCGCGTCTGCCAGGTCGCCTGGTACCTGAAGAACAAGAAGCCCCGGTCGAAGCTGATCGTGCTCGACGCCAACCCGAACATCGTCTCGAAGACGGGGCTCTTCCGCGCGGCGTGGCAGGCGTACCCGAACATCGAGTACCGCGCGTCGAACAAGGTCGTGAAGGTGGACCCGGGCGCGCGCGAGGTCACGACGGAGTTCGGCGACAAGGTGAGGTACGACGTCGTGAACCTCATCCCGCCCCAGCGCGCGGGGACGATCGCCGTCCAGGCCGACCTCGTCGGCGCCGACAAGCGGTGGTGCGAGGTCAACCACGTCACGTACGAGTCGGCGAAGCACAAGGGCATCCACGTCATCGGCGACTCGACGATCGGGCTGCCGGTGCCGAAGTCGGGCAACATCGCCAACGCGATGGGCAAGATCTCGGCGCTCGCCGTGGTGCACCTCCTGAACGGCAAGGAGCCGCTGCAGCTCGCGCCGGGCAACACGTGCTACAGCTGGGTCAGCGACCGGGAAGCGATCGCGGTCGTCAACGCGTACAAGATCGAGGGCGGCAAGGTCGTGCAGATCGAGCAGAAGCTCACCCCCGGCCAGTCGGAGCAGTGGGCGCAGAACGCGATCGGGTGGGCGACCAGCATCTGGAACGACGTGCTCGGCTAG
- a CDS encoding YeeE/YedE thiosulfate transporter family protein, protein MTFAQQYAALFGRPWAVWGSAVLFATLNVFLFAFDRPLTASDGLRNWGDWLFTPLGVVRRPDLLPPWLYSGSLLNAGVLVGAAAAALLAREFAIRVPPRGELVKGAAGGVFMGVGAVLAFGCNIGGFLSATSALSLSGLGMMLGLAAGAFLGLRYLLWETERRPGWSEGRTRVYLRAADGPASRQPWAGALLALLVLAAPFLYAGAGYAARGVFLVFGAALGLLFQRSRFCLVRAFREPFMTGDAEHTRAAALALVVSTLGFAILKYADLKDKSEWVFPAAGLGSLAGGLAFGAGMTLAGGCGVGSIWRAGEGQVKLWVTVACFAASASLARLALAQTGLLGKLGAAVFLPSPLGWGGAIGLVVAVALAWAMLATWNEETRKLSAV, encoded by the coding sequence GTGACCTTCGCCCAGCAGTACGCCGCGCTCTTCGGCCGCCCCTGGGCCGTCTGGGGCTCGGCCGTCCTCTTCGCCACGCTGAACGTCTTCCTCTTCGCCTTCGACCGTCCGCTGACGGCCTCCGACGGCCTGCGCAACTGGGGCGACTGGCTCTTCACACCGCTCGGCGTCGTGCGCCGTCCCGACCTCCTGCCGCCGTGGCTCTACTCGGGCTCGCTGCTGAACGCGGGCGTGCTCGTGGGCGCCGCGGCCGCGGCGCTGCTCGCGCGCGAGTTCGCGATCCGCGTCCCACCGCGCGGCGAGCTCGTCAAGGGCGCCGCCGGCGGCGTCTTCATGGGGGTGGGCGCCGTCCTCGCCTTCGGCTGCAACATCGGCGGCTTCCTCTCGGCGACGAGCGCCCTGTCCCTCTCGGGGCTCGGCATGATGCTGGGCCTCGCGGCGGGCGCGTTCCTCGGCCTGCGCTATCTCCTGTGGGAGACCGAGCGCCGGCCGGGCTGGTCCGAGGGCCGCACGCGCGTCTACCTCCGCGCGGCGGACGGCCCCGCGAGCCGCCAGCCCTGGGCAGGCGCGCTGCTCGCCCTGCTCGTCCTCGCGGCGCCGTTCCTCTACGCCGGCGCCGGCTACGCGGCGCGGGGCGTGTTCCTCGTCTTCGGGGCCGCGCTCGGCCTGCTCTTCCAGCGCTCGCGCTTCTGCCTCGTGCGCGCGTTCCGCGAGCCCTTCATGACGGGCGACGCCGAGCACACGCGCGCCGCGGCGCTGGCGCTCGTCGTGTCCACGCTCGGCTTCGCCATCCTGAAATACGCCGACCTCAAGGACAAGAGCGAGTGGGTGTTTCCCGCCGCGGGGCTCGGCTCGCTCGCGGGCGGGCTCGCGTTCGGCGCCGGGATGACGCTCGCCGGCGGCTGCGGGGTCGGCTCGATCTGGCGCGCCGGCGAGGGGCAGGTGAAGCTCTGGGTCACGGTCGCCTGCTTCGCGGCGAGCGCATCGCTCGCACGGCTCGCCCTGGCGCAGACCGGGCTCCTCGGAAAGCTCGGCGCGGCGGTCTTCCTGCCGTCGCCGCTCGGCTGGGGCGGCGCGATCGGATTGGTGGTTGCGGTGGCCCTCGCCTGGGCTATGCTTGCGACCTGGAACGAGGAGACGCGGAAGCTCAGCGCGGTGTGA